The following is a genomic window from Pueribacillus theae.
CATGTATAATGAAATGTAATGATATTTTTCAAAGGTGGTGCCCAATGGAGCATAAAAAAACGTATCATTCTATGAAATTGAATACACCTCATGGTGAGTTAATGATAGAAGGCCCTATTTCTTCCGAACAACTTGCCGGACATCATTTCCATGAGGATCTCGTTGCTTTTCGGCCCCCTCCACAACAGCATAAAGCATTAATTGAAATAGCGAAACTCCCTGAAGGGCGGATCATTATTGCACGGCATGAAAATACTGTTGTCGGTTATGTTACATACGTTTATCCTGACCCATTGGAAAGATGGTCGGAAGGCAATATGGAAAATTTAATCGAATTGGGCGCGATTGAAATCATTCCTAAATTTCGAAGTTTCGGTGTGGGAAAAAGCCTTCTTAACGTGTCGATGATGGACGATGCCATGGAAGATTATATTATCATCACGACAGAATTTTATTGGCACTGGGATTTAGAAGGGACAAAATTATCTGTATGGGAATACCGGAAAATGATGGAAAAAATGATGAATTCAGCAGGCCTTGTCTGGTACGCGACCGATGACCCTGAAATCAGCTCCCACCCAGCCAACTGCTTAATGGTTCGCATCGGCAAACGTGTTGATGAAGAGTCAATCCAAA
Proteins encoded in this region:
- a CDS encoding GNAT family N-acetyltransferase, which encodes MEHKKTYHSMKLNTPHGELMIEGPISSEQLAGHHFHEDLVAFRPPPQQHKALIEIAKLPEGRIIIARHENTVVGYVTYVYPDPLERWSEGNMENLIELGAIEIIPKFRSFGVGKSLLNVSMMDDAMEDYIIITTEFYWHWDLEGTKLSVWEYRKMMEKMMNSAGLVWYATDDPEISSHPANCLMVRIGKRVDEESIQRFDQLRFKNRFMY